A window from Culex pipiens pallens isolate TS chromosome 3, TS_CPP_V2, whole genome shotgun sequence encodes these proteins:
- the LOC120420473 gene encoding uncharacterized protein LOC120420473, protein MGRTKKENPKKVKTTAKSAQQKRSRKAGAEPQERQKKQQSAAKTVNDSALKLKLDEKLQKSGISLSQNGLEMVSIPSGAFIENCPGPSTSKDPLNLSVTAVPEAATKNGSLSLMTSDEEDDSQEGDGDYDDGSTSEEETLDKFSKLHVHTEVAKQSAAMEEDPFPMPIKAEKTPPRATPQPENDALTYVNMWKNKFLHQLEQTKELSNSLLKEKAKSSRLNQLVVTQMAMIRELRLGKETSVFTTEAGVDITVSEMEDISSQSKHAADFAQRLAVFFYGTEGLRTMKVTTKGGQAMKPISPKKLKFIHNKARQHVAKVAGLDAYEKISIEANAATLNKALAEKIQNLRKAQVLKEAHGNNVFN, encoded by the exons ATGGGCCGAACGAAGAAAG AAAACCCCAAAAAAGTGAAGACTACGGCCAAAAGTGCTCAACAAAAGCGTTCCCGGAAGGCGGGGGCGGAGCCCCaag aacGTCAGAAAAAACAGCAAAGTGCGGCCAAAACGGTGAACGATTCTGCGCTTAAACTGAAG ctggacGAAAAGCTTCAGAAATCCGGAATAAGCCTGAGCCAGAATGGTTTGGAAATGGTGTCCATACCAAGTGGCGCGTTTATCGAAAACTGCCCGGGACCGTCGACCTCCAAGGACCCTCTGAATTTGAGTGTGACGGCCGTGCCGGAAGCTGCCACCAAGAACGGTAGCTTGTCTCTAATGACCAGTGACGAAGAAGACGACAGTCAGGAGGGGGACGGCGATTACGATGACGGATCGACATCAGAAGAG GAGACCTTGGATAAGTTCTCGAAGTTACACGTTCACACCGAAGTCGCCAAACAATCTGCGGCCATGGAAGAAGATCCGTTCCCGATGCCCATCAAAGCTGAGAAAACCCCACCTCGAGCTACACCACAACCGGAGAACGACGCGCTGACCTACGTTAACATGTGGAAGAACAAGTTCCTTCATCAGCTTGAGCAGACCAAGGAGCTTTCTAACAGTCTGCTCAAAGAAAAAGCGAAATCATCCAGGCTGAACCAGCTGGTTGTCACGCAGATGGCGATGATCCGGGAATTGCGCCTCGGAAAGGAAACAAgc GTGTTTACCACTGAAGCTGGAGTGGATATTACCGTTTCCGAAATGGAAGACATCAGCTCCCAGTCGAAACATGCTGCCGACTTCGCGCAGCGCCtggctgtatttttttatgggaCGGAAGGCCTTCGCACGATGAAGGTGACAACTAAGGGTGGCCAAGCGATGAAGCCTATTTCACCCAAAAAACTCAAGTTTATCCATA ataaggCAAGGCAACATGTTGCCAAGGTTGCGGGGCTGGACGCCTATGAGAAGATATCAATCGAGGCCAACGCGGCCACACTCAACAAGGCATTGGCagaaaaaattcagaatttgcGCAAGGCTCAGGTTCTGAAGGAAGCCCATGGAAACAATGTCTTCAACTGA